A single region of the Solwaraspora sp. WMMD791 genome encodes:
- a CDS encoding helix-turn-helix domain-containing protein yields MDTVAARVGRPALIEDRRQRVVVYSEHSGPMDDVRRDSILRRHTAAEVVAWFRDIGIMTARTPVRTPACPELELLPRVCVPVRHRDLLLGFVWFIDADGTMSDADIATAVEAAADLALALYRTNLIGELASQREAEAARTLLSDSADIRDEVVRSLLSDGVVTSDGRSTALVAQPVPAPGQVLDETTRIALEQALVATRRWVGTREALHLVRHDHGVLLLRDARLTGRGSPPATATQLSSALATVTDRLAPVQRVVVGLGQPRPRLADTVHSYAEALQAARVGVRLPALGPVVAWANLGIYRLLSQLDEHQLDVAGVHPGLARMLRDDTHQVLLETLEIYLDLAGNAHAAAEALRLHRTTLYYRLQRVEQLADTDLKDGNERLCLHLALKLRRLARPAA; encoded by the coding sequence GTGGACACCGTCGCTGCCCGGGTCGGCCGACCGGCGTTGATCGAGGACCGCCGCCAGCGGGTCGTGGTCTACAGCGAACACAGCGGTCCGATGGACGACGTACGCCGCGATTCGATCCTGCGCCGGCACACCGCCGCCGAGGTCGTCGCCTGGTTCCGCGACATCGGCATCATGACGGCCCGCACGCCGGTCCGTACCCCGGCCTGCCCCGAGCTGGAGCTGCTGCCCCGGGTCTGTGTCCCGGTGCGGCACCGGGACCTGCTGCTCGGCTTCGTCTGGTTCATCGACGCCGACGGCACCATGTCCGACGCCGACATCGCGACGGCCGTCGAGGCCGCCGCAGATCTGGCGTTGGCGCTGTACCGCACCAACCTGATCGGCGAGCTGGCCTCGCAGCGGGAAGCCGAAGCCGCCCGTACCCTGCTGTCCGACTCGGCCGACATCCGCGACGAAGTGGTCCGGTCGCTGCTGTCCGACGGCGTCGTGACCAGCGACGGCCGCAGCACCGCGCTGGTCGCCCAACCGGTACCGGCCCCCGGCCAGGTCCTCGACGAGACCACCCGGATCGCCCTGGAACAGGCCCTGGTCGCCACCCGGCGGTGGGTCGGCACCCGGGAGGCCCTGCACCTGGTCCGGCACGACCACGGGGTGCTGTTGCTGCGCGACGCGCGGCTGACCGGGCGGGGCTCACCGCCGGCGACCGCCACCCAGCTGAGCAGTGCCCTGGCGACCGTCACCGACCGGCTCGCCCCGGTGCAGCGGGTCGTCGTCGGACTCGGCCAGCCACGGCCCCGGCTCGCCGACACCGTGCACTCCTACGCGGAGGCGCTGCAGGCCGCCCGGGTCGGGGTCCGGCTACCGGCACTCGGCCCCGTGGTCGCCTGGGCCAACCTGGGCATCTACCGGCTGTTGTCGCAGCTCGACGAGCATCAGCTGGATGTCGCCGGGGTGCATCCCGGGTTGGCGCGGATGTTGCGCGACGACACCCACCAGGTGCTGCTGGAGACCCTGGAGATCTACCTGGACCTGGCGGGCAACGCGCACGCCGCCGCCGAGGCGCTGCGCCTGCACCGCACCACGCTCTACTACCGGCTGCAGCGGGTGGAGCAGCTCGCCGACACCGACCTCAAGGACGGCAACGAACGGCTCTGCCTCCATCTGGCGCTGAAACTGCGCCGGCTGGCCCGGCCGGCCGCCTGA
- a CDS encoding GNAT family N-acetyltransferase, with protein MRIRRVTTVAEVLAAGALFDDAPQPAATERFLADERHHLLVAYVDDGVPAGMVTGVETTHPDKGTEMFLYELGVDEAYQGRGIGTALVGALAELARTRGCFGMWVITDVDNAPARATYRRAGGADEDGQVVYVWSFSPVPDTANGA; from the coding sequence ATGCGGATCCGACGGGTCACCACGGTGGCGGAGGTACTGGCCGCCGGCGCGCTGTTCGACGACGCCCCGCAGCCGGCGGCGACCGAGCGCTTCCTCGCCGACGAGCGGCACCACCTGCTGGTCGCCTACGTCGACGACGGGGTGCCGGCCGGGATGGTCACCGGGGTGGAGACGACCCACCCGGACAAGGGCACCGAGATGTTCCTGTACGAACTGGGCGTCGACGAGGCGTACCAGGGTCGGGGGATCGGCACGGCGCTGGTCGGCGCCCTGGCGGAGCTGGCGCGCACACGGGGCTGTTTCGGGATGTGGGTGATCACCGACGTCGACAACGCGCCGGCGCGGGCGACGTACCGCCGGGCCGGCGGTGCCGACGAGGACGGGCAGGTCGTCTACGTCTGGTCCTTCAGCCCCGTACCGGACACAGCGAACGGCGCGTGA
- a CDS encoding aspartate/glutamate racemase family protein translates to MVTIGMLGGMSWESSAHYYRLANELVRDRLGGHHSARCVLYSVDFADIERRQTAGEWDEAADLLADAARRVEAAGADLLLLCTNTMHKVADRVAAAVDIPLLHIADVTADAVRAHGLHTVGLLGTAFTMEQDFLRNRLASHGLTVLVPDAEDRKMVHSVIYDELCLGVVDESSRARYLKVIERLIAAGAQGVILGCTEIELLVRQEDTPLLLFPTTRLHVAAAVDQAIAAAVTEDPIAAAAQASVAAAAEESVAV, encoded by the coding sequence ATGGTGACGATCGGCATGCTCGGCGGCATGAGCTGGGAAAGCAGCGCCCACTACTACCGGCTCGCCAACGAGCTGGTCCGCGACCGCCTGGGTGGGCACCACTCGGCGCGGTGTGTGCTCTACTCGGTCGACTTCGCCGACATCGAGCGCCGGCAGACCGCCGGCGAGTGGGACGAGGCAGCCGACCTGCTCGCCGACGCGGCCCGGCGGGTCGAGGCGGCCGGTGCCGACCTGCTGCTGCTGTGCACCAACACCATGCACAAGGTCGCCGACCGGGTCGCCGCCGCGGTCGACATCCCGCTGCTGCACATCGCCGACGTCACCGCCGACGCGGTCCGCGCCCACGGGCTGCACACCGTCGGCCTGCTCGGCACCGCGTTCACCATGGAGCAGGACTTCCTGCGGAACCGGCTGGCCAGCCACGGACTGACCGTCCTGGTGCCCGACGCCGAGGACCGCAAAATGGTCCACTCGGTCATCTACGACGAACTGTGCCTCGGGGTGGTCGACGAGTCGTCCCGGGCCAGGTACCTGAAGGTGATCGAGCGGCTGATCGCGGCCGGCGCGCAGGGCGTGATCCTCGGCTGCACCGAGATCGAGTTGCTGGTCCGCCAGGAGGACACCCCGCTACTGCTGTTCCCGACCACCCGCCTGCACGTCGCAGCCGCCGTCGACCAGGCGATCGCCGCCGCCGTCACCGAAGATCCGATCGCCGCCGCAGCCCAAGCGTCGGTCGCCGCCGCAGCCGAAGAGTCGGTCGCCGTCTGA
- the htpG gene encoding molecular chaperone HtpG: MSTGVETREFQAEARQLLQLMVHSIYSNKDIFLRELISNASDALDKLRLQALIDKDLEVDTSDLHIDIETDREQRTLTVRDNGIGMSRDEVVSLIGTIAKSGTAELLRKLKESKDSASQELIGQFGVGFYATFMVADRVTLTTRRAGETTATRWESSGEGTYTVEAVDDAPQGTTVTLHLKPEDTEDQLFDYTDEWKIREIVKRYSDFIAWPIRMTTERPGEAEGETTSEVVTLNSMKALWARPRSEVTDDEYKEFYKHVSHDWNDPLDIIHWKAEGTFEYEALLFVPAQAPYDLFMRDSKRGVQLYVKRVFIMDDCEALVPEYLRFIKGVVDAQDLSLNISREILQQDRQIQLIRRRLVKKVLSALKELMERDADRYRTFWTQLGRAVKEGLLNDFDNQRAILDISSFASTHDAEQLTTLAGYIERMPDGQEDIYYMTGESRTMIENSPHMEAFKAKGYEVLLLTDPIDEMWVESVADYDGKKLRSIAKGQVDLDGDDEAAEADPQRQEQKQTYASLLTWLGKTLDSHVKEVRLSSRLTTSPACLVGDAGDMTPALERMYRAMGQDGPKIKRILELNPTHPLVAGLREAHDARGDDPALVETAELLYGTALLAEGGELDDPARFAKLLADRLARTV, from the coding sequence GTGAGCACCGGGGTTGAGACGCGCGAATTCCAGGCGGAGGCGCGGCAGCTCCTGCAGTTGATGGTCCACTCGATCTACTCGAACAAGGACATCTTCCTGCGTGAGTTGATCTCGAACGCCTCCGACGCGCTGGACAAGCTGCGGTTGCAGGCGCTGATCGACAAGGATCTGGAGGTCGACACCTCGGACCTGCACATCGACATCGAAACCGACCGTGAGCAGCGGACCCTGACGGTGCGCGACAACGGCATCGGCATGTCCCGTGACGAGGTGGTCAGCCTGATCGGCACGATCGCCAAGTCCGGCACCGCCGAGCTGCTGCGCAAACTCAAGGAATCCAAGGACAGCGCGTCGCAGGAGCTCATCGGGCAGTTCGGGGTCGGGTTCTACGCCACCTTCATGGTCGCCGACCGGGTGACCCTGACCACCCGCCGGGCCGGCGAGACCACGGCGACCCGCTGGGAGTCCTCCGGCGAAGGCACGTACACCGTCGAAGCGGTCGACGACGCTCCCCAGGGCACCACGGTCACTCTGCACCTCAAACCGGAGGACACCGAGGACCAGCTTTTCGACTACACCGACGAATGGAAGATCCGGGAAATCGTCAAGCGGTACTCGGACTTCATCGCCTGGCCGATCCGGATGACCACCGAACGACCCGGCGAGGCCGAGGGGGAGACCACCAGCGAGGTGGTCACTCTCAACTCGATGAAGGCGCTCTGGGCGCGGCCGCGTTCGGAGGTGACCGACGACGAGTACAAGGAGTTCTACAAGCACGTCAGCCACGACTGGAACGACCCGCTCGACATCATCCACTGGAAGGCCGAAGGCACCTTCGAGTACGAAGCGCTGCTGTTCGTGCCGGCGCAGGCACCGTACGACCTGTTCATGCGGGACTCGAAGCGCGGCGTGCAGCTGTACGTCAAGCGGGTGTTCATCATGGACGACTGTGAGGCGCTGGTCCCCGAGTACCTGCGCTTCATCAAGGGCGTCGTCGACGCGCAGGACCTGTCGCTGAACATCAGCCGGGAGATCCTGCAGCAGGACCGGCAGATCCAGCTGATCCGTCGCCGGCTGGTCAAGAAGGTGCTCTCCGCGCTCAAGGAGCTGATGGAGCGCGACGCCGACCGTTACCGCACCTTCTGGACCCAGCTCGGCCGGGCCGTCAAGGAGGGCCTGCTCAACGACTTCGACAACCAGCGGGCGATCCTGGACATCTCGTCGTTCGCCTCGACCCACGACGCGGAGCAGCTGACCACCCTGGCCGGGTACATCGAGCGGATGCCCGACGGTCAGGAGGACATCTACTACATGACCGGCGAGTCCCGGACCATGATCGAGAACTCGCCGCACATGGAGGCGTTCAAGGCCAAGGGGTACGAGGTCCTGCTGCTCACCGACCCGATCGACGAGATGTGGGTCGAATCGGTCGCCGACTACGACGGCAAGAAGCTGCGCTCGATCGCCAAGGGCCAGGTCGACCTGGACGGCGACGACGAGGCCGCCGAGGCCGACCCGCAGCGGCAGGAGCAGAAGCAGACGTACGCGTCGCTGCTGACCTGGCTCGGCAAGACTCTCGACAGCCACGTCAAGGAGGTCCGGCTGTCCAGCCGGCTGACCACCTCGCCGGCCTGCCTGGTCGGGGACGCCGGAGACATGACCCCGGCGTTGGAGCGGATGTACCGGGCGATGGGCCAGGACGGGCCGAAGATCAAGCGGATCCTGGAGCTGAACCCGACCCACCCGCTGGTCGCCGGCCTGCGCGAGGCACACGACGCGCGCGGCGACGACCCGGCGCTGGTCGAGACCGCCGAGCTGCTGTACGGCACCGCCCTGCTGGCCGAGGGCGGCGAACTGGACGACCCGGCCCGGTTCGCCAAGCTGCTCGCCGACCGGCTGGCCCGGACCGTCTGA
- a CDS encoding ABC transporter ATP-binding protein, whose amino-acid sequence MTPDQTPATPDRTPASLDAHLLVHRAGFTLDLRLTAAAGEVVALLGPNGAGKTTALRALAGLQPLHGGHLRLAGRTWDEPARRTFLAPDRRSIGVVFQDYLLFPHLSVLDNVAFGPCSHGVPRRAARDEAARWLDRVGLSGYARRRPRELSGGQAQRVALARALAVRPQLLLLDEPLAALDARTRLDTRAHLRQHLAAHPGVAVLVSHDPLDAMVLADRMLIIEDGAVVQSGDAATVTARPRTDYVARLVGLNLYRGRAAGANVTLAGGFTLVVGEPQQGEVFVAFPPSAVALYRRRPDGSPRNTWPARVAALAPNGDRLRVELTGPVTVGADITAAGAAHLGLRPGVQIWASLKATETAVYPAGPDRTIPLTEAKPSDNSSSPGREPT is encoded by the coding sequence GTGACCCCGGACCAGACGCCGGCGACCCCGGACCGGACACCGGCGTCCCTCGACGCGCACCTGCTGGTGCACCGGGCCGGCTTCACCCTGGACCTGCGGCTGACCGCCGCCGCCGGGGAGGTCGTGGCACTGCTCGGGCCCAACGGCGCGGGCAAGACCACCGCGCTGCGGGCCCTCGCTGGCCTGCAGCCACTGCACGGCGGCCACCTGCGCCTGGCCGGCCGGACCTGGGACGAGCCGGCCCGGCGTACCTTCCTCGCCCCGGACCGCCGGTCCATCGGCGTGGTCTTCCAGGACTACCTGCTCTTTCCGCACCTGAGCGTGCTGGACAACGTCGCGTTCGGGCCCTGCAGCCACGGGGTGCCGCGTCGGGCCGCCCGCGACGAGGCGGCCCGCTGGTTGGACCGGGTCGGGTTGTCCGGGTACGCGCGGCGGCGGCCCCGGGAACTCTCCGGCGGGCAGGCGCAGCGGGTCGCGCTGGCCCGTGCACTCGCCGTACGGCCGCAGTTGCTGCTGCTCGACGAGCCGCTCGCCGCCCTGGATGCCCGGACCCGGTTGGACACCCGCGCCCACCTGCGCCAGCATCTCGCCGCGCACCCCGGTGTCGCCGTTCTGGTCAGCCACGACCCGCTGGACGCGATGGTGCTCGCCGACCGGATGCTGATCATCGAGGACGGCGCGGTGGTGCAGTCCGGTGACGCTGCCACCGTCACCGCCCGGCCGCGCACCGACTACGTCGCCCGGCTCGTCGGGCTCAACCTCTACCGGGGCCGGGCCGCCGGGGCGAACGTCACCCTCGCCGGCGGGTTCACCCTGGTCGTCGGGGAACCCCAGCAGGGCGAGGTCTTCGTCGCCTTCCCGCCGTCGGCGGTCGCGCTCTACCGGCGGCGCCCGGACGGCAGCCCCCGAAACACCTGGCCGGCCAGGGTCGCCGCGCTCGCACCCAACGGCGACCGGCTGCGGGTGGAGTTGACCGGACCGGTCACCGTCGGCGCCGACATCACCGCCGCCGGGGCCGCGCACCTCGGGCTGCGCCCCGGCGTGCAGATCTGGGCGAGCCTGAAAGCAACCGAGACCGCCGTCTACCCGGCCGGGCCGGATCGTACGATTCCCTTGACGGAAGCGAAGCCTTCCGACAACAGTTCGTCTCCAGGGAGGGAACCCACGTGA
- a CDS encoding ABC transporter permease translates to MLPLVGLLIRTPWAQLPQRLTAPGVLDALRLSMLTATAATILCLMLGVPLAWLLARTRLPGRGLIRALVTVPLVLPPVVGGLALLLVYGRRGLVGGWLDTTFGVTVPFTTTAVVLAEAFVAMPFLIIAVEGALRGADPRYEEAAATLGAGRWTTFRRVTLPIVAPGIAAGSVLCWARALGEFGATITFAGNFPGRTQTMPLAVYLALEQDLEAAIVLSLLLLVVSVAILAGLRDRWVGGLR, encoded by the coding sequence GGACGCCGTGGGCGCAGCTGCCGCAGCGACTCACCGCGCCCGGTGTCCTCGACGCGCTGCGGCTGTCGATGCTCACCGCCACCGCCGCCACGATCCTGTGCCTGATGCTCGGCGTGCCACTGGCCTGGCTGCTGGCCCGTACCCGGTTGCCCGGCCGGGGGCTGATCCGCGCCCTGGTCACCGTGCCGCTGGTGCTGCCGCCGGTGGTCGGCGGTCTCGCGCTGCTGCTCGTCTACGGCCGGCGCGGGCTGGTCGGCGGCTGGCTGGACACCACGTTCGGCGTCACCGTGCCGTTCACCACCACCGCCGTGGTGCTCGCCGAGGCGTTCGTCGCCATGCCGTTCCTGATCATCGCCGTCGAAGGTGCCCTGCGCGGAGCCGACCCCCGCTACGAGGAGGCCGCCGCCACCCTCGGCGCCGGCCGGTGGACCACCTTCCGCCGGGTCACCCTGCCGATCGTCGCCCCCGGGATCGCCGCCGGGTCGGTGCTGTGCTGGGCGCGGGCACTCGGCGAGTTCGGTGCGACCATCACCTTCGCCGGCAACTTCCCCGGCCGTACGCAGACCATGCCGCTCGCCGTCTACCTCGCCCTGGAGCAGGACCTGGAAGCCGCGATCGTGCTCAGCCTGCTGCTGCTGGTCGTCTCCGTGGCGATCCTCGCCGGGCTGCGCGACCGCTGGGTGGGCGGGCTGCGGTGA